A genome region from Pseudanabaena sp. Chao 1811 includes the following:
- a CDS encoding BCD family MFS transporter, producing the protein MDNQVDIAELDLEPKPPKLPLIQMFRIGLFQMGLGIMSLLIAGLLNRLMINELTIPATLAAGFIAMPLFVSPTRIWFGQTSDAKTIFGTHRSGYVWIGAVVFAIIAFLTTQVMWQLGRSVHEIGWNGITYGWAIALGAMFAIYGMAISFSSTPFAALLVDISDEEERSKLVGIVWSMLMVGIVIGAIAVSRLLPCTEAPPSNVSIFANSDRLAQLQKAINSVFLIIPTAVVALSFAATYGIEQKYSRYKLRVAQNHILNGTTATEDKLSLGKALKVLTASKQTGLFFSFLLMMTIGIFMQDAIMEPFGGAVFGMSICATTQLNAAFGTGTLIGLSSSGFLIVPKLGKEKSTRLGCYLVAASCALLLVSGFIQKTWALQASLALFGFASGITTSGALSLMLDLTAAETAGTFVGAWGLSQAIARGLATVIGGVILDVGKKIFSDSNTFAYSFVFVCEALVMILAVWFLSRVNVQEFRTDAKQAIATVFANEID; encoded by the coding sequence ATGGATAACCAAGTGGATATAGCAGAGCTAGATTTAGAACCCAAACCGCCGAAACTGCCACTGATTCAGATGTTTCGGATCGGTCTATTTCAGATGGGTTTAGGGATTATGTCTCTACTGATTGCAGGACTACTCAATCGTTTGATGATTAATGAACTGACGATTCCTGCGACCCTCGCCGCAGGCTTTATTGCCATGCCTCTGTTTGTCTCACCCACTCGTATCTGGTTTGGACAGACCTCCGATGCCAAAACTATATTTGGAACCCATCGCTCAGGTTACGTTTGGATTGGGGCGGTGGTATTTGCGATAATTGCCTTTTTAACTACACAGGTGATGTGGCAGTTAGGGCGCAGTGTCCATGAGATTGGCTGGAATGGCATTACCTATGGATGGGCGATCGCCTTAGGTGCAATGTTTGCTATCTATGGCATGGCAATTAGTTTTAGTTCCACTCCCTTTGCGGCTTTGTTAGTGGATATCTCTGACGAAGAGGAACGCTCAAAATTAGTGGGCATCGTCTGGTCAATGCTGATGGTGGGGATCGTGATTGGGGCGATCGCGGTTTCGAGATTGTTACCTTGTACTGAAGCACCGCCAAGCAATGTTTCTATTTTTGCCAATAGCGATCGCCTTGCCCAGCTCCAAAAAGCGATTAATTCAGTATTTTTGATTATTCCGACCGCAGTAGTCGCGCTCTCCTTTGCAGCTACCTATGGCATTGAACAAAAATATTCCCGTTACAAATTACGGGTTGCTCAAAATCACATTCTCAATGGAACTACTGCTACAGAGGACAAGCTCAGTCTTGGTAAGGCTTTGAAAGTTTTGACTGCAAGCAAACAAACGGGATTATTCTTCTCCTTCTTGCTGATGATGACCATTGGTATTTTTATGCAAGATGCGATTATGGAACCCTTTGGCGGTGCAGTATTCGGTATGAGTATTTGCGCTACAACCCAACTTAATGCTGCTTTTGGAACTGGTACTTTAATTGGTCTCAGTTCTTCAGGATTTTTAATCGTTCCCAAACTCGGTAAAGAGAAATCCACAAGATTAGGATGCTATCTAGTAGCGGCAAGTTGCGCTCTATTATTAGTATCTGGCTTTATCCAAAAGACTTGGGCTTTGCAAGCTTCCCTAGCTCTATTTGGCTTTGCTTCAGGAATTACGACTTCGGGCGCATTGAGTCTCATGCTTGATCTGACGGCTGCCGAAACTGCGGGTACTTTTGTCGGTGCTTGGGGATTGTCTCAGGCGATCGCTAGAGGACTAGCGACAGTCATAGGTGGCGTGATACTAGATGTTGGCAAAAAAATCTTTAGTGATTCCAATACATTTGCCTATAGTTTTGTGTTTGTTTGCGAAGCCTTAGTGATGATTCTCGCTGTATGGTTCCTCAGTCGGGTGAATGTCCAAGAGTTCCGTACAGATGCTAAACAGGCGATCGCGACAGTATTCGCCAACGAGATCGATTAA